One window from the genome of Micromonospora aurantiaca ATCC 27029 encodes:
- the bioD gene encoding dethiobiotin synthase produces MSLGDAWTGPVLVTGTDTEVGKTVVTAAVAAAAQAAGLRVAVVKPGQTGTATGEPGDVDSVTRLAAPLTGRTLASYPDPLAPLAAARVAELPPLELYNAVDAIREEADKHDLVLVEGAGGLLVPMGLRPSGEPWTVADLAVSLGAPAVVVARAGLGTLNHTALTLEALERRAVPAGVVIGAWPTEPELVHWLNLSELLPNLLGAVPAGAGGMDPGVFRRSAPGWLTPALYGVLDDWRAWAEE; encoded by the coding sequence ATGAGCCTCGGCGACGCCTGGACCGGGCCGGTGCTGGTGACCGGCACCGACACCGAGGTCGGCAAGACAGTGGTGACCGCCGCCGTCGCCGCCGCCGCGCAGGCGGCCGGCCTGCGGGTCGCGGTGGTCAAGCCCGGCCAGACGGGTACGGCGACGGGAGAGCCCGGCGACGTCGACTCGGTGACCCGGCTGGCCGCCCCGCTGACCGGCCGGACGCTGGCGAGCTACCCCGATCCGCTGGCCCCGCTGGCCGCGGCCCGGGTGGCGGAGCTGCCGCCGCTGGAGCTGTACAACGCGGTCGACGCGATCCGCGAGGAGGCGGACAAGCACGATCTGGTGCTCGTCGAGGGCGCGGGCGGGCTGCTCGTACCGATGGGGTTGCGCCCGTCCGGCGAGCCGTGGACGGTGGCCGATCTGGCGGTGTCGCTCGGCGCGCCCGCGGTGGTGGTGGCGCGGGCCGGGCTCGGCACGCTCAACCACACCGCGCTGACGCTGGAGGCGCTGGAGCGGCGGGCCGTCCCGGCCGGCGTGGTGATCGGGGCCTGGCCGACCGAACCGGAACTGGTGCACTGGCTCAACCTGTCCGAGTTGCTGCCGAACCTGCTCGGCGCGGTACCGGCCGGCGCGGGCGGGATGGACCCGGGCGTGTTCCGCCGGTCCGCGCCCGGCTGGCTCACCCCCGCCCTGTACGGCGTGCTCGACGACTGGCGGGCCTGGGCCGAGGAGTAA
- a CDS encoding cytochrome P450 — protein sequence MLFRGWGESVDGPWPDAATVVDHVGVPHLVVTRHALVRRLLTDPVTFRPDNALDAVTPIPVAALRVLAGHRFRLPPTLANNGGASHPEIRGIVADALHPHRVDAQRRWLTGLVRERVAGLAAALDAGRPVDLYAGLAADLPLLVLARLVELPGAPVGAVKDFARAALELFWAPLDSARQLALVAEVGRFHTVLREFAATGGGLAARLREAGHSPDVVVGALFFLLVAGQETTSQFLTLLLHRLSGETAVRAGLRAGEIGVDDVVEEGLRLEPPIVTWRRVAAVDTTLGEVPVPAGTSVVAWLARAGRDPAVVDAPGEFRPGQPGSRRHLAFGAGPHRCVGAQLARMEAAVVVAEAATLLDDVTVVRPPWCPDNLTFRMPDAFVVRRA from the coding sequence GTGCTGTTCCGGGGCTGGGGGGAGTCCGTCGACGGGCCGTGGCCCGACGCGGCCACCGTTGTCGACCACGTCGGCGTGCCGCACCTGGTGGTGACCCGGCACGCGCTCGTACGCAGGCTGCTCACCGACCCGGTGACGTTCCGGCCGGACAACGCGCTCGACGCGGTCACCCCGATCCCGGTGGCCGCGCTGCGGGTACTCGCCGGGCACCGGTTCCGGCTGCCGCCGACGCTGGCGAACAACGGCGGCGCGAGCCACCCGGAGATCCGCGGCATCGTGGCCGACGCGCTGCACCCGCACCGGGTGGACGCCCAGCGCCGGTGGCTGACCGGGCTGGTCCGGGAGCGGGTGGCGGGCCTGGCGGCGGCGCTGGACGCGGGCCGCCCGGTCGACCTGTATGCGGGTCTCGCCGCCGACCTGCCGCTGCTGGTGCTGGCCCGGCTGGTCGAGCTGCCGGGGGCCCCGGTCGGCGCGGTGAAGGACTTCGCCCGGGCCGCGCTGGAGCTGTTCTGGGCGCCGCTGGACTCCGCCCGGCAGCTCGCGCTCGTCGCCGAGGTGGGCCGGTTCCACACCGTGCTGCGGGAGTTCGCCGCCACCGGAGGCGGGCTCGCCGCGCGGCTGCGCGAGGCGGGGCACTCCCCCGACGTGGTCGTCGGGGCGCTGTTCTTCCTGCTGGTCGCCGGTCAGGAGACCACCTCGCAGTTCCTCACCCTGCTGCTGCACCGGCTGTCCGGCGAAACGGCGGTACGGGCTGGGCTGCGCGCCGGTGAGATCGGCGTGGACGACGTGGTCGAGGAGGGGCTGCGACTGGAGCCGCCGATCGTCACCTGGCGGCGGGTGGCGGCAGTCGACACCACGCTCGGCGAGGTGCCCGTACCGGCGGGCACCAGCGTGGTGGCGTGGCTGGCCCGCGCCGGCCGCGACCCGGCCGTGGTGGACGCACCGGGCGAGTTCCGCCCCGGGCAGCCCGGCTCGCGGCGGCACCTGGCGTTCGGCGCCGGGCCGCACCGCTGCGTCGGCGCGCAGCTGGCCCGGATGGAGGCCGCGGTGGTGGTCGCCGAGGCCGCCACGCTGCTCGACGACGTGACAGTCGTCCGTCCACCGTGGTGCCCGGACAACCTCACCTTCCGGATGCCGGACGCGTTCGTGGTCCGCCGCGCCTGA
- a CDS encoding class I SAM-dependent methyltransferase, with protein sequence MSELSAAFVRLHARLAPVAFVPEVLLHQADEPIGLWELTEGEFRSSQPPPFWAFAWAGGQGLARYVTDHPDVVAGRRVLDLASGSGLVAVAAARAGAAAVRAVEVDERAVAAVALNAEANGVRVDAELGDILDSDAGDAEVVLAGDVFYSEAMARRMLRFLLRAARSGARVLVGDPGRAFLPRERFHELAAYDVPVSEALESVRVKHTTVWELDPNPPGARR encoded by the coding sequence ATGTCCGAGCTGTCCGCCGCGTTCGTCCGGCTGCACGCCCGCCTCGCCCCCGTGGCGTTCGTACCCGAGGTGCTGCTGCACCAGGCCGACGAGCCGATCGGCCTGTGGGAGCTGACCGAGGGCGAGTTCCGCAGCTCCCAGCCGCCGCCGTTCTGGGCGTTCGCCTGGGCCGGCGGGCAGGGCCTGGCCCGTTACGTCACCGACCACCCCGACGTGGTCGCCGGCCGCCGGGTGCTCGACCTGGCCTCCGGCTCCGGCCTGGTCGCCGTCGCCGCCGCCCGCGCCGGCGCCGCCGCCGTCCGGGCGGTCGAGGTGGACGAGCGGGCCGTGGCCGCCGTCGCGCTCAACGCCGAGGCCAACGGGGTACGCGTCGACGCCGAACTCGGCGACATCCTCGACTCCGACGCGGGCGACGCCGAGGTGGTGCTGGCCGGGGACGTCTTCTACAGCGAGGCGATGGCCCGCCGGATGCTGCGCTTCCTGCTCCGGGCCGCCCGTTCCGGCGCCCGGGTGCTGGTGGGCGATCCGGGCCGGGCGTTCCTGCCCCGCGAGCGCTTCCACGAGCTGGCCGCGTACGACGTGCCGGTGTCGGAGGCGCTGGAGAGCGTACGGGTGAAGCACACCACCGTCTGGGAGCTGGACCCGAACCCGCCCGGCGCCCGCCGCTAG